In one Arachis duranensis cultivar V14167 chromosome 9, aradu.V14167.gnm2.J7QH, whole genome shotgun sequence genomic region, the following are encoded:
- the LOC107467988 gene encoding probable protein S-acyltransferase 15 → MRPKRFLSLPVLAVLLLMMFVYYTTIFVFIDGSFDLQSSNGTFNAAIFTILASFAVFSFFVCVLSDPGHVPSSYVPDVEGQGSAKDNAERKKCDKCYGYKPPRTHHCRVCKKCVLKMDHHCLWINNCVGYWNYKPFFVFTSYATLASIHSMILFICSVFLMDIGSSSKVFYVMYGTMAIGLTTTLLTLFGWHVYLILHNMTTIEYYEGKRAKWLAMKSGQSYRHPFNISPYKNITSVLGPNMLKWLCPTAVSHLKEGVSFPTLRDSS, encoded by the exons ATGAGACCCAAAAGGTTCCTATCTCTGCCAGTGTTGGCCgtattgttgttgatgatgttTGTGTATTACACAACAATCTTCGTCTTCATTGATGGCTCCTTTGATCTTCAGAGCTCCAATGGAACCTTCAATGCCGCCATATTCACTATTTTAGCCTCATTCGCCGTCTTCTCTTTCTTTGTATGCGTTCTCTCAGACCCTGGTCACGTCCCTTCCTCCTATGTACCTGATGTTGAAGGCCAGGGTTCCGCCAAAGAT AATGCAGAGCGGAAAAAATGTGACAAGTGCTACGGATACAAGCCTCCAAGGACTCATCATTGTCGAGTCTGCAAAAAATGTGTTCTGAAAATG GATCATCACTGCTTGTGGATAAATAACTGTGTTGGTTATTGGAATTACAagcctttctttgtttttacaTCATATGCTACCTTGGCGAGTATTCATTCCATG ATCCTATTTATATGCTCTGTATTTCTGATGGATATAGGGAGCTCTTCTAAAGTGTTTTAT GTTATGTATGGGACAATGGCAATCGGGTTGACCACAACCCTGTTGACTCTTTTTGGATGGCATGTGTACCTCATCCTTCATAATATGACAACAATAGAG TATTACGAAGGAAAACGTGCAAAATGGCTAGCTATGAAATCTGGGCAGAGCTACCGGCATCCATTCAACATCAGCCCATACAAAAACATCACTTCG GTTTTAGGTCCAAACATGCTGAAGTGGTTATGTCCCACCGCGGTAAGCCATCTGAAAGAGGGAGTTAGCTTCCCCACATTGCGCGATAGTTCTTAA
- the LOC107467946 gene encoding uncharacterized protein LOC107467946, which produces MGIAPFTDRILRAKLPKGFDKSTDMKYDGTKDPQEHLTAFEVRMNLEGAANAVWCMAFPVALAGPAPKLFNSPPKRFTTRITKAKHPISLLVITQRQEESTRKYLDRFNDKCLTVDGLTDSVDSLCLTNGLMNEDFRKYLTTKPVWTMHEIQSVVRKYINDEQVNQVVAANKWQHGNTTPRNNPPPKESQKKHSKPANPNRFSKVGKFSNYTPCSLPSQKFTTK; this is translated from the coding sequence ATGGGAATCGCCCCATTCACCGACAGAATTTTAAGAGCCAAGCTTCCAAAGGGATTTGACAAGTCCACAGACATGAAATACGACGGGACCAAAGATCCCCAAGAACACCTAACGGCCTTCGAAGTCAGGATGAACCTAGAAGGAGCTGCTAACGCGGTCTGGTGTATGGCCTTCCCGGTAGCCCTAGCTGGCCCTGCTCCCAAACTATTCAACAGCCCTCCCAAACGGTTCACCACCAGAATCACCAAAGCCAAGCACCCCATCAGCTTACTCGTAATCACCCAGAGACAAGAGGAATCCACGAGGAAATACCTCGATAGGTTCAACGACAAGTGCCTCACAGTCGACGGGCTCACGGACTCGGTCGACAGTCTCTGCCTGACAAATGGCCTAATGAACGAAGACTTCCGAAAATACCTCACCACCAAGCCGGTTTGGACTATGCACGAAATTCAGAGTGTCGTAAGGAAATACATCAACGACGAACAGGTGAATCAAGTCGTGGCCGCTAATAAATGGCAGCACGGCAACACGACACCTCGCAATAACCCGCCACCAAAAGAAAGCCAGAAAAAACACTCCAAACCGGCAAACCCTAACCGATTTTCCAAGGTGGGAAAGTTCTCAAACTACACCCCCTGCTCGCTTCCATCACAGAAATTTACCACCAAATAG
- the LOC107467976 gene encoding chloroplastic group IIA intron splicing facilitator CRS1, chloroplastic — MFFLSLHPHLSLNSSTHSYSYTCISSSFNNNNQNQHHHPNSIPIPKDPNNSHYDASSITIKVKAPTPPWMKGPLLLQPHDVLDLSKPKNKRLSKRHMDKEEEESERVDKALHGKEVRGKKVMKRIARRIERLRRNRNSAETQLSSSAKEESFGGYLEKLEENVMVRSKERMPWERNVSVMDSSAKDKNFDGYYGKLEENGDDDEEQVRRSKRRMPWEKDEKSVLFARLKKEKPVTAADLTLDEVLLKRLRSEAAKMRIWVKVKKLGVTQDVVDEIKRTWRNNELAMLKFDIPLCKNMDRAREIVEMKTGGLVVWSRKDTHVVYRGCNYQLTSRSSPKVYPRYIHGQTKSPYVTNMVESVKSNNTSDMPSRNGNNNASTSTCIQEVHCSGSLYERETDRLLDDLGPRFVDWWYPKPLPIDADLLPEVVPGFKPPFRLCPPYSSAKITDYELTFFRKLAKPLPVHFVLGRNRRLQGLAAAILKLWEKSLIAKIAIKFGVPNTDNELMANELKLLTGGVTLLRNKYYIILYRGNDFLPSNVASLVEERELELKSCQLSEEVARMRANEAVSSSDYAQQETSTSGTLTEFEEIQTKLEDVKNGNADLNIQLEAEIYRLERQLKEQQRKALIISKKTERSTEELAKLDAAWTPAEKDADVEIMTDEERQCFRKIGLKMSGLLVLGRRGIFDGVLEGLHQHWKHREVVKVITKQRLISRVIYTAKMLETESGGILVSVDKLKEGHAIIIYRGKNYKRPSEKVAKNLLTKRKALLRSLEMQRLGSLKFFAHQKQQTISDLKLKLGELQQKKEAKQRKTDN; from the exons ATGTTCTTCCTTTCACTTCATCCTCATCTATCTCTCAACTCATCAACGCATTCATACTCTTACACTTGCATTTCCTCTtcattcaacaacaacaatcagaATCAGCATCACCATCCCAATTCCATTCCAATACCCAAAGACCCCAACAATTCTCATTATGATGCTTCCTCCATCACCATCAAAGTCAAAGCTCCAACACCTCCATGGATGAAGGGTCCCCTTCTTCTCCAACCTCACGACGTCCTTGACCTCTCTAAGCCCAAAAACAAGAGGCTCAGCAAGCGCCACAtggataaagaagaagaagaatctgagcGTGTTGATAAGGCCCTCCATGGGAAAGAGGTCAGAGGGAAGAAGGTCATGAAGAGAATCGCCAGAAGGATTGAGAGACTTCGGAGAAATCGTAATTCAGCTGAGACCCAATTGAGTTCTTCTGCAAAAGAAGAAAGCTTTGGAGGGTATTTGGAGAAATTGGAGGAGAATGTTATGGTTAGGAGCAAGGAGAGAATGCCTTGGGAGAGGAATGTTTCTGTGATGGATTCTTCAGCAAAAGATAAAAACTTTGATGGGTATTATGGTAAATTGGAGgagaatggtgatgatgatgaggagcaGGTTAGGAGGAGTAAGAGGAGAATGCCATGGGAGAAGGATGAGAAGAGTGTTTTGTTTGCGAGGTTGAAGAAGGAAAAGCCCGTGACTGCTGCTGATTTGACTCTTGATGAAGTGCTTCTTAAGAGGCTTAGGAGTGAGGCTGCAAAGATGAGAATTTGGGTGAAGGTTAAGAAACTTGGTGTTACACAAGACGTTGTGGATGAAATCAAAAGGACTTGGAGGAACAATGAGCTTGCCATGCTTAAATTTGACATCCCCTTATGCAAGAATATGGATAGAGCTCGAGAAATTGTTGAG ATGAAGACTGGTGGTTTGGTTGTTTGGAGTAGGAAGGATACTCATGTTGTATACCGAGGATGCAATTATCAGTTGACTTCTAGAAGTTCTCCAAAGGTTTATCCTCGCTATATTCATGGACAAACTAAAAGTCCTTATGTAACGAACATGGTGGAGTCAGTTAAATCCAACAATACTAGTGACATGCCAAGCCGGAATGGTAACAATAATGCTTCCACATCAACTTGCATTCAAGAAGTGCATTGCAGTGGATCATTGTATGAGAGGGAGACTGATAGATTATTGGATGACTTAGGACCTCGGTTCGTTGATTGGTGGTATCCCAAGCCACTTCCAATAGATGCTGATCTACTTCCAGAAGTGGTTCCTGGATTTAAGCCTCCATTTAGGCTGTGTCCACCTTATTCAAGTGCAAAAATTACTGATTATGAGTTAACATTCTTCAGGAAGCTTGCTAAACCTTTGCCAGTCCATTTTGTCCTTG GAAGGAACAGAAGACTTCAAGGCTTAGCTGCTGCTATCCTAAAGTTGTGGGAGAAGAGTCTTATTGCAAAAATTGCTATCAAGTTTGGAGTTCCAAATACCGACAATGAATTGATGGCCAATGAACTAAAG CTTCTAACCGGGGGAGTTACATTGCTGCGTAACAAGTATTACATAATTCTCTACAGGGGAAACGATTTCCTTCCTAGCAATGTTGcatctttggtggaagagagaGAATTGGAACTTAAAAGTTGCCAACTTTCTGAAGAAGTTGCACGGATGAGAGCAAATGAAGCCGTTTCTTCTAGTGATTATGCACAACAAGAAACAAGTACAAGTGGAACTTTAACAGAATTTGAGGAAATCCAAACGAAGCTTGAGGATGTAAAAAATGGCAATGCAGATTTAAATATTCAACTGGAAGCAGAAATATATAGATTGGAGAGGCAATTGAAAGAGCAACAGCGCAAAGCTTTAATT ATTAGCAAGAAAACAGAGAGATCGACAGAGGAACTAGCAAAGTTAGATGCTGCATGGACTCCTGCAGAGAAGGATGCAGACGTAGAAATCATGACTGATGAGGAGAGACAATGTTTCCGAAAGATAGGATTGAAGATGAGTGGTTTATTAGTGCTTG GTAGGCGTGGAATCTTTGATGGTGTATTGGAAGGCCTACACCAGCACTGGAAACACAGAGAAGTTGTAAAGGTCATCACAAAGCAGAGACTAATCAGTCGGGTCATATACACTGCGAAAATGCTGGAGACTGAGAGTGGTGGAATCTTGGTTTCAGTTGACAAACTCAAAGAGGGGCATGCAATCATTATCTACCGTGGTAAAAACTATAAAAGGCCTTCAGAAAAGGTAGCAAAAAATCTCCTAACCAAAAGAAAAGCATTGCTAAGATCTCTTGAAATGCAGAGACTCGGA TCACTGAAGTTTTTTGCTCATCAGAAACAGCAGACTATCTCCGATTTGAAGCTAAAATTG GGTGAACTGCAGCAGAAAAAGGAAGCCAAGCAGCGCAAAACTGACAATTAA